The following proteins are co-located in the Desulfatitalea tepidiphila genome:
- a CDS encoding VOC family protein, giving the protein MPTATKHRFAHVCILVKDIDTAIEHYTRILKAVAPQMLEEKVVKQEGHMGNEHYLTAFFPAAGDACDIQLLQPVNADSAIARRLAEHGEGVHHIAFTTGHLEDTFRELKEQKVQLHGDNFLKDGSNSKLQLIWIHPKYAHGVLIEVMNEYRLEDGLIKEVQGSNLAG; this is encoded by the coding sequence ATGCCCACAGCAACTAAACACCGGTTTGCGCACGTCTGCATCCTGGTAAAGGATATCGATACGGCCATCGAACATTACACCCGCATATTAAAGGCGGTGGCGCCGCAGATGCTCGAAGAGAAAGTAGTCAAGCAGGAAGGGCATATGGGGAATGAGCATTATCTGACAGCCTTTTTTCCCGCAGCTGGAGATGCTTGCGATATCCAATTGTTGCAGCCGGTAAATGCCGATTCGGCTATCGCGCGGCGATTGGCTGAACATGGAGAGGGCGTTCACCACATTGCTTTTACCACGGGCCATCTTGAGGATACCTTTCGAGAACTTAAAGAGCAGAAGGTGCAGCTGCACGGCGATAATTTTCTCAAGGACGGCAGCAACTCGAAGTTGCAACTTATCTGGATACATCCGAAATACGCTCACGGCGTGCTGATCGAGGTAATGAACGAGTATCGACTGGAGGATGGGTTGATTAAGGAAGTGCAGGGCAGTAACCTGGCTGGTTGA
- a CDS encoding cytochrome-c peroxidase, with amino-acid sequence MKKSFKVGCLSILLITSGAFLLHAAGKPTVANDLEKLGMHLYKDKNLSLNQNQSCQTCHHPLAGFADRSNFLHPYDKVVSLGSDGVSLGGRNAPTSAYACFSPIRYQDETTGEWFGGMFWDGRATGETLGDPLAEQAQGPPLNPVEMAMPSIDAIMTVIEASTYYPLWKKVYGPITDQEVAWVNFADAVAAYERSADVTKFNSKFDVAPGQFTGAENRGYVLFQTNCASCHSATPMYAAPEALFTTYGYANIGVPANTAVPSPDLGLGGELGDTSQNGKFKIPTLRNIAVTAPYSHNGGFPTLYDMVSFINDRSGFGAPDVSENVVDGTVIGDLGLSEEDIADLIAFLNTLTDDY; translated from the coding sequence ATGAAAAAATCATTTAAGGTCGGTTGCTTGTCCATTTTGCTGATCACATCTGGCGCATTTCTACTTCATGCCGCTGGCAAACCCACGGTGGCAAACGATCTGGAAAAACTGGGCATGCACCTTTACAAGGACAAGAACCTGTCGCTCAATCAGAATCAATCCTGTCAGACCTGCCACCACCCCCTGGCCGGTTTCGCCGACCGCTCCAATTTTCTGCATCCCTACGACAAGGTGGTTTCCCTTGGATCGGACGGGGTGAGCCTGGGTGGACGCAATGCCCCCACGTCGGCCTATGCCTGCTTCAGCCCCATCCGTTATCAGGATGAGACGACTGGGGAATGGTTCGGCGGCATGTTCTGGGACGGACGGGCCACCGGTGAAACCTTGGGCGACCCGCTGGCCGAGCAGGCCCAGGGGCCGCCGCTGAATCCGGTGGAGATGGCCATGCCCAGCATCGATGCCATCATGACCGTCATCGAGGCATCGACCTACTACCCATTGTGGAAAAAGGTCTATGGCCCGATTACGGATCAAGAGGTCGCTTGGGTGAATTTCGCCGATGCCGTGGCCGCTTACGAGCGTTCGGCGGACGTGACCAAATTCAACTCCAAATTCGACGTGGCACCGGGGCAGTTTACGGGCGCCGAAAACAGAGGCTATGTGCTTTTCCAAACCAATTGTGCCTCCTGCCATTCCGCCACGCCCATGTACGCGGCGCCAGAGGCCCTGTTCACCACCTACGGCTATGCCAATATCGGCGTGCCGGCCAATACCGCTGTCCCTTCACCGGATCTGGGACTTGGGGGAGAGCTTGGCGATACAAGCCAGAACGGAAAATTCAAGATTCCTACCCTGCGCAACATTGCCGTGACCGCGCCATATTCTCACAACGGCGGGTTCCCGACGCTTTATGACATGGTCTCCTTTATCAACGACAGAAGTGGATTCGGGGCTCCGGATGTTTCCGAAAACGTAGTTGATGGGACGGTGATCGGCGACTTGGGATTGTCAGAAGAAGACATCGCCGACTTGATCGCCTTTTTGAATACGTTGACTGATGATTATTAG
- a CDS encoding glycogen-binding domain-containing protein, protein MDFLASMYIDNEMNLDEKRRFVERVRADNEFCALTLSLLEQEKLLREPLIPAEPVLEKNWHPPLRRVVSRLLKPIALVAAGFAAAMLLFSTHPAGPEALKGSKRFVLFEPAADRVELAGSFTGWQRLAMRRIGDSGYWELNLAIPWGEHRFVYILDGHRRMADPTLLASEKDDFGGENSILRMEERI, encoded by the coding sequence ATGGATTTTCTTGCCAGCATGTACATCGATAACGAGATGAATCTGGACGAAAAGCGGCGCTTCGTCGAAAGGGTCCGCGCCGATAACGAGTTCTGCGCGCTTACCCTTTCGCTGCTCGAACAGGAAAAATTGCTTCGGGAGCCGCTGATCCCGGCCGAACCGGTCCTCGAAAAAAATTGGCATCCTCCGTTGCGCCGCGTCGTATCTCGGCTGCTCAAACCCATTGCCCTTGTCGCGGCCGGCTTTGCCGCGGCGATGCTGCTGTTTTCGACCCATCCCGCCGGCCCTGAGGCGTTGAAGGGCAGCAAGCGGTTCGTATTATTTGAGCCGGCAGCGGATCGGGTGGAGCTGGCGGGTTCATTCACCGGCTGGCAACGATTGGCCATGCGACGCATCGGTGACAGCGGCTACTGGGAGCTGAACCTCGCCATCCCTTGGGGCGAGCACCGCTTCGTTTATATCCTCGACGGCCACCGCCGCATGGCGGACCCCACCCTGCTCGCCAGTGAAAAAGATGATTTTGGCGGGGAAAACTCCATTCTGCGCATGGAGGAACGCATATGA
- a CDS encoding sensor histidine kinase → MSRRIIKSIRARITLWQLCILAAVLILYMLINLAFLWHEELSELKVSLMDDLQLVEGFLVVKNEKGIVWDGPQGFLFHDGNQLWMELRHMDRGLIYTNLPDESIHSILPSPTRKSHDHVFRSFRLNDGESLLVLQSMHQVQGQWVEIILGRSRDRMATVLSELLMIQILSFPIVLIFAWIGSFFFAGRILSPLKAIIAQTKTISAEMLHKRLPVENPEDELGQLSMTFNELLGKLDRSFKQTRQFTADASHELRTPLAAIRSVGEMALRNPRDVRACQETIGSMLEEVDKLNRLLNDLLSLARSDSGMVEPTFEIMDLGAVVQDEVALIKVLAEEKRQHLLMEIEQPCQVRLDRSIFRQAVSNLLHNAIKYTPEGKEIHITVEKTDEGCVLDITDTGPGIDPGHAALVFDRFYRVDKVRSRHTGGFGLGLAIAKWAVEIHGGRIELRSTPGNGCSFRVCLPRAKQPQTAPKA, encoded by the coding sequence ATGAGTCGTCGCATCATCAAAAGCATCCGGGCGCGCATCACCCTTTGGCAGTTATGTATACTGGCAGCGGTCCTGATATTGTACATGCTGATCAACCTGGCTTTTTTATGGCATGAGGAGCTTTCCGAATTGAAGGTGAGCCTGATGGACGACCTTCAACTGGTGGAGGGTTTCCTTGTTGTAAAGAACGAAAAAGGCATTGTTTGGGATGGGCCTCAGGGATTTCTGTTTCATGACGGCAACCAGCTCTGGATGGAATTGCGTCATATGGACAGGGGCTTGATTTACACCAATTTGCCCGACGAGAGCATCCATTCGATACTTCCTTCGCCAACACGAAAATCCCATGACCACGTCTTTCGTTCTTTCCGTTTGAACGATGGTGAGTCGCTTCTGGTGCTCCAATCGATGCATCAGGTACAAGGACAGTGGGTGGAGATCATCCTGGGGCGTTCCCGCGATCGAATGGCCACGGTCTTGAGCGAATTGTTAATGATCCAAATCCTGAGCTTTCCGATTGTCCTCATATTTGCTTGGATCGGGAGCTTTTTCTTCGCAGGCCGGATTCTGTCTCCGTTAAAAGCCATTATCGCCCAGACCAAGACCATCTCGGCGGAAATGCTCCACAAAAGACTTCCGGTGGAAAACCCGGAGGATGAGTTGGGGCAGCTCTCGATGACCTTTAACGAACTTCTCGGGAAACTCGATCGCTCTTTTAAACAGACGCGCCAATTTACGGCCGACGCTTCCCATGAATTGCGAACCCCTCTTGCCGCAATTCGTTCTGTAGGGGAAATGGCGTTACGCAATCCAAGGGACGTGAGGGCCTGCCAGGAGACCATTGGCAGCATGCTGGAAGAAGTGGACAAGTTGAATCGCCTTTTAAATGACCTTTTGTCCTTGGCGCGCTCCGACAGCGGCATGGTCGAGCCAACGTTCGAGATCATGGATCTCGGCGCTGTCGTCCAGGACGAAGTGGCCCTGATCAAGGTGCTCGCCGAAGAAAAACGGCAACACCTGCTGATGGAGATCGAGCAGCCGTGCCAAGTGAGGCTCGACCGGAGCATATTTCGGCAGGCCGTAAGCAACCTCTTGCACAATGCCATCAAATATACCCCCGAAGGCAAAGAGATTCACATCACTGTGGAAAAGACCGACGAGGGATGCGTATTGGACATCACCGACACGGGGCCGGGAATCGATCCAGGGCATGCAGCGCTCGTTTTTGATCGATTTTACCGTGTGGACAAGGTGCGTTCGCGTCATACGGGCGGGTTCGGCCTGGGGCTCGCCATCGCCAAGTGGGCAGTGGAAATTCATGGCGGCCGAATCGAACTTCGCAGCACACCTGGCAATGGATGCTCATTTCGCGTGTGCCTGCCTCGGGCGAAACAGCCCCAAACGGCACCCAAAGCATAG
- a CDS encoding glycosyltransferase family 2 protein: protein MRGQNSLVRTLQTAVLSIIVPIFNEEEVLYEFYRRLSRALTSAHLDDVEILFINDGSTDKTLGLLLALAQTDARVQVLDLSRNFGKEAAMTAGLEHAAGDAAIIIDADLQDPPELIPQMVAAWRNGSDVVYMHRLSREKETWLKKTTAAAFYALMGRIGRFRVPENVGDFRLLSRRAIDALNRMPERTRFMKGLFAWIGFPAKQISYHRATRHAGTTKWNYWHLWNFAIEGITSFTVTPLKIASYVGVLTSLAALLYGGFVFTKTLISGDPVPGYPSLMVVIVFLGGLQLLALGIMGEYLGRMFIETKQRPLYLVNRHYKDMAQQRKLALVQDEGAR from the coding sequence ATGAGAGGCCAGAACAGTCTCGTTAGGACGCTTCAAACTGCCGTGCTTTCGATCATCGTTCCAATTTTCAATGAAGAGGAGGTACTGTACGAATTTTACCGGCGGCTTTCCCGTGCGTTGACCTCCGCACATCTGGACGATGTCGAAATCTTGTTCATCAACGACGGGAGCACGGATAAGACCCTTGGCTTGTTGCTGGCGCTCGCCCAGACCGATGCGCGCGTTCAAGTGCTTGATCTGAGCCGCAATTTCGGCAAGGAAGCGGCCATGACGGCAGGCCTTGAGCATGCTGCGGGGGATGCGGCGATTATCATTGACGCGGATCTGCAGGACCCGCCGGAGCTGATCCCCCAGATGGTCGCTGCGTGGCGCAATGGCTCGGATGTGGTTTACATGCATCGGCTGAGCAGGGAAAAGGAAACTTGGCTTAAAAAAACGACGGCGGCCGCTTTTTATGCGCTGATGGGGCGTATCGGACGATTCCGGGTGCCGGAGAATGTAGGCGATTTCAGGCTCCTGAGTCGCCGGGCGATCGACGCCTTGAATCGGATGCCGGAACGCACCAGGTTCATGAAAGGGCTGTTCGCCTGGATCGGCTTCCCTGCAAAACAGATCTCCTATCATCGTGCCACCCGTCATGCCGGCACAACGAAATGGAATTACTGGCATCTTTGGAACTTCGCGATCGAGGGAATCACCTCGTTTACCGTGACACCGCTCAAAATAGCCAGTTACGTCGGGGTGCTGACATCATTGGCAGCGCTTCTTTACGGCGGGTTCGTTTTCACCAAAACCCTAATTTCAGGCGATCCGGTCCCCGGCTATCCGAGCCTGATGGTGGTCATCGTTTTCCTGGGCGGTCTGCAGCTGCTGGCACTCGGCATCATGGGGGAATACCTGGGAAGGATGTTCATCGAGACCAAACAGCGCCCCCTATATCTGGTGAATCGCCATTATAAGGACATGGCCCAGCAGCGCAAGCTGGCCCTGGTCCAGGACGAGGGTGCCCGGTGA
- a CDS encoding response regulator translates to MNRYRILIVDDEQAIRDALKEWLEMNGYEVTLAMGAEDVIWLSDWQWQGFECIVTGINQPGLNGLEFTSLVKSCDGPPVVVMTGYQPEEVRPIACKFGAAAFMKKPFNLDDFLEIINDCCQKRH, encoded by the coding sequence ATGAACAGGTATCGTATTCTCATAGTCGATGACGAGCAGGCCATTCGCGATGCACTTAAAGAATGGTTGGAAATGAACGGATATGAAGTGACCCTCGCTATGGGCGCCGAGGATGTCATTTGGTTATCAGACTGGCAATGGCAGGGTTTTGAATGTATCGTTACCGGGATCAATCAACCCGGCTTAAATGGTTTGGAGTTTACAAGCCTTGTAAAATCTTGCGATGGTCCCCCCGTTGTCGTCATGACTGGATACCAACCTGAAGAAGTCAGGCCAATCGCTTGCAAGTTTGGTGCAGCGGCATTTATGAAAAAACCGTTTAATCTTGATGATTTTTTGGAAATTATTAATGACTGCTGCCAAAAAAGGCATTAA
- a CDS encoding GtrA family protein, whose translation MKTSARIAVQLFKYLGASIAGTLVHYSLLIILIRSLSLKPLWASTSGAIAGAMVIYVLNYFVTFQSTRGHISASSRFFFIAAICTAVNGWVLNFAMTQMNLPLAPAQVFATGAQFSVGFAVHRGWTF comes from the coding sequence ATGAAAACTTCCGCACGGATAGCGGTTCAACTGTTCAAATACCTGGGCGCCAGCATTGCCGGTACACTGGTCCATTACAGTCTTCTGATCATTCTGATTCGATCGCTTTCGCTAAAACCCCTGTGGGCTTCGACCTCCGGCGCGATTGCAGGCGCCATGGTAATCTATGTGCTCAATTATTTCGTAACGTTTCAGAGCACCAGAGGGCACATCAGCGCTTCATCCAGATTCTTTTTCATTGCGGCGATCTGCACCGCTGTAAATGGATGGGTACTCAATTTTGCCATGACCCAGATGAACTTGCCTCTGGCGCCGGCCCAGGTGTTCGCCACGGGAGCGCAGTTTTCAGTCGGTTTTGCCGTCCACCGTGGGTGGACTTTTTAA
- a CDS encoding sulfatase-like hydrolase/transferase — MTFSQRNILLNHFFFLSYLALLLVAAPDLKHTLFFTGLPVATYVIAVYLSYGFIYLLPSLVITKVAHRILNWRQHGHDLSPGAAGVLYAIAIALTAGSLIFLFIDASIFKIFGFHINGFVWNLVTTPGGIESMGSDRVTVLLFVSAILGLILTQMLLLWGVYYISTQRRFGWILQPRKRYRYLLLLFFLFAAGERVIYGVSNLQGYSPVLISSQAFPGYIPFTFGSLARKFGAKSHSGNEVNLKLGKGALNYPISHLEIQPPERPMNIVWLVAESWRWDMLDPEITPATWRFAQRSHLFRKHYSGGNSTRMGMFSMFYGLYGPYWFDFLNARRGPVLMDVLRQQNYQMSMYTSAKFTYPEFDKTIFASIERDLLHENDEGPGWQRDRNNVSDLLNFIRQRDQTRPFMTFMFFESPHARYYFPEDSILREDYLKDFNYVTMDLDQDVQSIKNRYINSCHHLDSQFARILGFLEKEDLLQKTIVIITGDHGEEFMEKGRWGHGSSFVEEQIRVPLILWIPGTGQDQTDQMTSHLDIAPTILARLGVNNPPADYSLGHDLLSGQPRIFTVVSDWSRICYVDSRYKKSIPLKAAGAFKNELSTQNDAAVQNDGPFIKTHQKELIELMHALKRFKRPV; from the coding sequence ATGACTTTTTCCCAACGAAATATCTTACTGAACCATTTCTTTTTTTTGTCCTACCTGGCGCTGCTGCTGGTAGCGGCCCCTGACTTGAAGCATACGCTTTTTTTCACAGGCCTGCCGGTGGCAACTTATGTAATTGCCGTCTATCTGAGCTATGGATTCATCTACTTGCTTCCCTCTCTGGTGATCACCAAGGTCGCTCACCGTATCCTCAATTGGCGTCAGCACGGACACGACCTGTCACCCGGTGCGGCAGGGGTTCTGTATGCGATCGCCATCGCACTGACAGCGGGCAGCCTGATTTTCCTGTTTATCGATGCCAGCATCTTCAAGATTTTCGGATTTCATATCAACGGCTTTGTCTGGAATCTGGTCACAACCCCCGGCGGCATCGAATCCATGGGCAGCGATCGTGTCACCGTGCTTCTATTTGTATCGGCCATACTCGGATTGATCCTCACGCAAATGCTCCTGCTATGGGGCGTGTATTACATCTCAACCCAAAGGCGTTTTGGCTGGATTCTCCAGCCGCGCAAACGATATCGATACCTCCTGCTTCTCTTTTTCCTGTTTGCGGCCGGAGAGCGGGTGATATACGGTGTCAGCAACCTGCAAGGTTACAGTCCGGTATTGATTTCGTCCCAAGCTTTTCCCGGATACATTCCCTTTACTTTCGGGAGCCTGGCTCGAAAATTTGGCGCCAAATCTCATTCCGGAAATGAAGTAAATCTCAAACTCGGTAAGGGCGCACTGAATTATCCCATATCGCACCTGGAAATCCAACCGCCCGAACGGCCAATGAATATCGTTTGGCTGGTCGCCGAATCCTGGCGTTGGGACATGCTCGACCCCGAAATCACCCCCGCAACCTGGCGATTCGCCCAGCGGTCCCACCTGTTTCGCAAGCATTACAGCGGCGGCAACTCCACCAGGATGGGCATGTTTTCCATGTTTTACGGACTTTACGGGCCCTACTGGTTTGATTTCCTGAATGCCCGACGCGGGCCGGTTCTCATGGATGTGCTACGGCAGCAGAATTATCAGATGAGCATGTACACAAGTGCCAAATTTACTTATCCGGAATTCGACAAAACTATTTTTGCATCCATTGAACGCGATCTCCTGCATGAAAACGATGAAGGCCCGGGCTGGCAAAGAGACCGAAATAACGTGTCCGATCTTCTGAACTTTATCCGGCAGCGCGACCAAACGCGCCCCTTCATGACCTTTATGTTTTTCGAGTCGCCCCACGCCAGGTATTATTTTCCGGAGGACAGCATTCTGCGGGAAGATTATCTCAAGGATTTCAATTACGTCACCATGGATCTCGATCAAGATGTTCAGTCGATCAAAAATCGTTATATCAACTCGTGCCACCATCTCGACAGCCAGTTTGCCAGGATATTAGGGTTTCTGGAAAAGGAAGATCTTTTACAGAAGACGATTGTCATTATCACCGGCGACCATGGCGAAGAATTCATGGAAAAGGGCAGGTGGGGGCACGGGTCGTCCTTTGTCGAAGAACAAATCAGAGTTCCCCTAATCCTTTGGATCCCAGGAACCGGCCAAGACCAGACGGATCAGATGACCAGTCATCTGGATATTGCCCCCACAATATTGGCCCGCCTGGGCGTTAATAATCCTCCGGCGGACTATTCGCTCGGCCACGATCTATTGAGTGGACAGCCGCGGATATTCACTGTTGTGAGTGATTGGTCGCGCATTTGTTACGTGGACTCCCGTTATAAGAAATCGATTCCACTGAAGGCGGCAGGTGCCTTCAAGAACGAACTGAGTACTCAAAACGATGCTGCCGTTCAAAATGATGGCCCCTTTATAAAAACACACCAAAAAGAGCTGATTGAGTTGATGCACGCGCTGAAAAGGTTCAAGCGGCCGGTGTAA
- a CDS encoding response regulator transcription factor: MKKILVIEDDVKIAQSLKQGLETEGYDVMTAFTGEDGFFLISTENFDVVVLDLMLPGRSGLEILEALRRRDSQTLVLILSARDELKDRIIGLDSGADDYMVKPFAIAELLARIRVLLRRGRADQVFHLQFADLELDLVTREAWKAGEPVDLTSREFDLLAFLMRHQGRFVTRDMIARDVWKEAARATPLDNVIDVHMARLRKKIDQNGEKLIHTIRGVGFTIRADKS, from the coding sequence ATGAAAAAAATTCTGGTCATAGAGGACGATGTCAAAATCGCCCAATCCCTGAAACAAGGGCTGGAAACCGAAGGCTACGATGTGATGACGGCCTTCACCGGCGAGGACGGTTTTTTTCTCATCAGCACGGAAAATTTCGATGTGGTGGTTCTGGATCTGATGCTTCCCGGCCGCAGCGGATTGGAAATCCTGGAAGCGCTCCGTCGCCGGGACTCCCAAACCCTGGTTTTGATCCTTTCCGCGCGGGATGAATTGAAAGACCGCATCATCGGCCTGGACAGCGGTGCCGACGACTATATGGTCAAGCCTTTTGCCATAGCCGAATTGTTGGCCCGGATTCGGGTGCTGTTGCGCCGCGGCCGGGCGGACCAGGTGTTTCATCTTCAATTTGCCGACCTGGAGCTGGATCTTGTCACCCGTGAGGCATGGAAAGCGGGAGAGCCTGTCGACTTGACATCCAGGGAATTTGATCTGCTGGCTTTTTTGATGCGCCATCAGGGGAGGTTTGTCACCCGTGACATGATTGCCCGTGACGTTTGGAAAGAGGCGGCAAGGGCCACGCCCTTGGACAATGTTATCGACGTGCACATGGCGCGGCTCCGTAAGAAGATCGATCAAAACGGCGAAAAGCTGATCCACACCATACGAGGGGTGGGTTTTACGATTCGAGCAGACAAATCATGA
- a CDS encoding RNA polymerase sigma factor, producing the protein METYEHFYTENKVRLMAYLMRLTGDAQLSLDLMQESFTRYLAGYGRNGNNRPLLFTIARNAALDALRRHREEPSADCESEASGLDPECRCIAKEAVDRMFAAIRRLDPLDRELISLVATEAFSYKAIGKLLDISEGNVKIRVHRARLRLRSILADGDK; encoded by the coding sequence GTGGAAACATACGAGCACTTTTATACTGAAAACAAGGTACGACTGATGGCCTACCTGATGCGGTTGACCGGGGACGCCCAGCTGTCCCTGGATCTCATGCAGGAAAGCTTTACGCGCTACCTGGCCGGATACGGGCGCAATGGCAACAACCGGCCCCTGCTGTTTACCATCGCCCGCAATGCTGCCTTGGATGCCCTTCGCAGGCACCGAGAAGAGCCGTCGGCAGATTGTGAAAGTGAGGCATCGGGCTTGGACCCGGAATGCCGGTGTATCGCAAAGGAGGCGGTCGACCGGATGTTCGCCGCGATCCGACGGCTCGACCCACTCGATCGGGAGTTGATCAGCCTGGTGGCGACCGAAGCGTTTTCCTACAAAGCGATCGGCAAGCTCCTCGACATCAGCGAGGGAAACGTGAAAATAAGGGTCCACCGGGCGCGCCTCAGACTCCGGTCGATCCTTGCCGATGGAGACAAGTGA
- a CDS encoding ArnT family glycosyltransferase has product MIRENAGKPFRRWLWTLLISFGLLRLATLGAYPLADTTEARYGNIARLMLETGDWVTPQYSHGVPFWGKPPLSTWLAAGSMKLFGMNEFAVRLPSFLLALAAMILVWHMAEQQRSRDHAMAAALILATSALFFVSSGAVMTDPALSAGTTLCMTAFWQALNTPGRAGRLWGYAFFIGVAVGLLAKGPVAVVLTALPIGLWTLLQRRWWDVWQRLPWLGGLTLTVCLSVPWYALAEHKTPGFLDYFLIGEHWKRFTVPGWKGDLYGNAHVRPKGTIWLYGLACSLPWSSALLVYLPKREFRSGLLKRLSIGDGWILYLTLWATAPMLFFTLAGNILWTYVLPGLPALALLTAEVMIAGSGLSGKPMAAFKALSWGASLFLLIFAVALGWIAMGNGPAERSQMRLIAAYHGTRGPDQEKGHLIYLFKRPFSAEFYSKGKALLARNFKEAEKLLDDKTIDYLAVQSKNLDRLPEVLTRRFNTVYKTEEYYLLMEKVASARAEIDLKNDGG; this is encoded by the coding sequence ATGATCCGCGAGAATGCTGGAAAGCCCTTCCGCCGATGGCTCTGGACCCTGCTGATTTCCTTCGGCCTGTTGCGGCTGGCCACGCTGGGAGCATACCCCCTGGCCGATACCACCGAGGCCCGCTATGGCAATATCGCCAGGCTGATGCTGGAAACCGGTGACTGGGTAACCCCCCAATACAGCCATGGGGTTCCCTTCTGGGGAAAACCGCCCCTGTCGACCTGGCTGGCAGCCGGATCCATGAAGCTTTTTGGCATGAATGAATTCGCCGTCCGCTTGCCATCCTTCTTGCTGGCCCTGGCGGCCATGATCCTTGTCTGGCATATGGCGGAACAGCAGCGAAGCCGCGATCACGCTATGGCTGCGGCGCTTATTCTGGCGACCTCTGCACTCTTTTTCGTCAGTAGCGGTGCGGTCATGACTGACCCGGCCCTGTCGGCCGGGACCACCCTCTGCATGACGGCATTCTGGCAGGCCCTCAACACGCCTGGGCGCGCCGGACGACTCTGGGGATATGCCTTTTTCATAGGAGTAGCCGTCGGCCTGCTGGCCAAAGGACCTGTGGCCGTTGTTCTGACAGCCCTGCCGATCGGGCTGTGGACGCTGCTTCAACGCCGCTGGTGGGACGTATGGCAGCGCCTTCCCTGGCTGGGCGGCCTGACGCTGACGGTTTGTTTGAGCGTTCCATGGTACGCGTTGGCCGAACACAAGACGCCTGGATTTTTGGACTATTTTCTGATCGGCGAGCATTGGAAACGGTTTACCGTCCCCGGCTGGAAGGGCGACCTTTACGGCAACGCCCATGTACGCCCCAAGGGAACGATATGGCTATATGGATTGGCCTGCTCATTGCCATGGTCGTCCGCTCTGCTCGTCTACCTGCCGAAAAGAGAGTTTCGAAGCGGCCTTTTAAAGCGCCTTAGCATTGGGGATGGATGGATTCTCTACCTGACCCTTTGGGCAACAGCGCCCATGCTGTTTTTCACCTTGGCCGGAAACATCCTCTGGACCTATGTGCTCCCGGGTCTGCCGGCGCTCGCACTATTGACGGCCGAGGTGATGATCGCCGGCTCCGGGTTGTCCGGAAAGCCAATGGCTGCGTTTAAAGCGCTCAGTTGGGGGGCGTCGCTTTTCTTGCTGATATTCGCGGTCGCTCTGGGCTGGATCGCGATGGGCAACGGTCCTGCGGAACGGAGCCAGATGCGGCTGATCGCTGCCTATCACGGCACTCGCGGTCCCGATCAAGAGAAGGGCCATCTGATTTATCTGTTTAAACGTCCATTTTCCGCAGAGTTTTACTCAAAGGGGAAAGCCCTTCTGGCGCGCAATTTCAAAGAGGCAGAAAAGTTATTGGACGATAAAACCATAGATTACCTCGCCGTGCAAAGTAAAAATTTGGATCGCCTGCCTGAAGTTCTGACGCGCCGATTCAACACCGTCTACAAGACTGAAGAATATTATCTGCTCATGGAAAAGGTTGCTTCGGCACGCGCTGAGATCGATCTGAAAAACGATGGCGGATAA